A region of Centropristis striata isolate RG_2023a ecotype Rhode Island chromosome 17, C.striata_1.0, whole genome shotgun sequence DNA encodes the following proteins:
- the LOC131989849 gene encoding protein S100-P-like has translation MTQLETAMAILMKTFDTYAGTDAKKDTLSKTEAKTLLEKELPGLIKAAKNQGEVDKLLKGLDMDGDSEVDFTEFVILVVTLTCACHGRCKK, from the exons ATGACCCAGCTAGAGACGGCCATGGCCATCCTGATGAAGACCTTCGATACTTACGCCGGCACCGATGCGAAAAAGGACACCCTAAGCAAAACCGAGGCGAAGACTTTGCTGGAGAAGGAGCTGCCAGGACTGATTAAG GCCGCAAAGAACCAAGGAGAAGTGGACAAGCTGCTGAAAGGTCTGGATATGGACGGAGACTCTGAAGTCGACTTCACTGAATTTGTGATCCTGGTCGTTACTCTCACCTGTGCCTGCCACGGCCGCTGCAAGAAGTGA